The proteins below come from a single Xiphophorus hellerii strain 12219 chromosome 14, Xiphophorus_hellerii-4.1, whole genome shotgun sequence genomic window:
- the LOC116733084 gene encoding C-type mannose receptor 2-like, with the protein MQWSLILLFLMAQCCFIDCQLYQFHYINENKTWTEAQQYCREKHTDLATVTNMKDMKRLINISAGDQSEAWIGLISKPEFTRTWFWSLSGAEFNESETNWNKEEPTNGGSENWRAAAFHCLNVLHPTETNCWRKIIHLTAKMQWSLILLFLMAQCCFIDCQLYQFHYINENKTWTEAQQYCREKHTDLATVTNMKDMKRLINISAGDQSGAWIGLISKPEFTRTWFWSLSGLEFNESETNWNPGEPSDKGNQAPENCGAVYQNLTWLDQGCQWIEYFLCYDETNKTHKYHLIKDKKTWQKAQSYCRENHTDLISGTKRQDEEVKKLMEFTNSKAYFGLFRDNWRWSDGSSFSFRHWNNDFNNPESNSGQCAMTVFNDGGRWKNMSCAERKPFICYHDKLILIKEKMNWEDALTYCRDHHHDLVTITNMEDQRWIQEKVKNASTDYVWTGLRYTCTLDFWFWVSDEVVIYKNWAEGEPMDDCDMSGAMETRGGHKWFKRNDSDLFNFICSMY; encoded by the exons ATGCAGTGGAGTCTGATTCTGCTCTTCCTGATGG CTCAGTGTTGCTTCATTGACTGTCAGCTCTATCAGTTTCACTACATTAATGAGAATAAAACCTGGACTGAAGCTCAGCagtactgcagagagaaacacactGACCTGGCCACAGTGACTAACATGAAGGACATGAAGAGACTCATCAACATCTCAGCTGGAGATCAGAGTGAAGCTTGGATTGGTCTGATTAGTAAACCAGAATTTACCAGAACATGGTTCTGGTCTCTGTCTGGAGCGGAGTTCAATGAAAGTGAGACAAACTGGAACAAAGAAGAACCAACTAATGGTGGATCTGAAAACT GGagagctgcagcttttcacTGTTTAAATGTTCTTCATCCAACAGAGACAAACTGCTGGAGGAAAATAATTCATCTGACAGCAAAGATGCAGTGGAGTCTGATTCTGCTCTTCCTGATGG CTCAGTGTTGCTTCATTGACTGTCAGCTCTATCAGTTTCACTACATTAATGAGAATAAAACCTGGACTGAAGCTCAGCagtactgcagagagaaacacactGACCTGGCCACAGTGACTAACATGAAGGACATGAAGAGACTCATCAACATCTCAGCTGGAGATCAGAGTGGAGCTTGGATTGGTCTGATCAGTAAACCAGAATTTACCAGAACGTGGTTCTGGTCTCTGTCTGGACTGGAGTTCAATGAAAGTGAGACAAACTGGAACCCAGGAGAACCATCTGATAAAGGAAATCAAGCACCTGAGAACTGTGGGGCTGTGTATCAAAATCTCACATGGCTAGATCAGGGTTGCCAGTGGATTGAATATTTCCTCTGCTATGATG AAACTAATAAAACCCATAAATATCACCTGATTAAAGACAAGAAGACCTGGCAGAAAGCTCAGAGTTACTGCAGAGAGAATCACACAGACCTGATCAGTGGAACGAAGCGACAGGATGAAGAAGTGAAGAAATTGATGGAATTTACAAACAGTAaagcatattttggtttattCAGAGACAACTGGAGGTGGTCAGATGGAAGCAGTTTCTCTTTCAGACACTGGAATAATGACTTTAACAATCCAGAATCCAACAGTGGTCAATGTGCCATGACTGTGTTTAATGATGGAGGCAGATGGAAGAATATGAGCTGTGCTGAAAGAAAACCCTTCATCTGTTATCATG ATAAATTGATCCTGATCAAAGAGAAGATGAACTGGGAGGACGCCTTGACCTACTGCAGAGATCACCACCATGACCTGGTCACCATCACCAACATGGAGGATCAGAGATGGATCCAGGAGAAAGTCAAGAACGCATCGACTGATTATGTCTGGACGGGTCTGCGCTACACCTGCACTCTTGATTTCTGGTTCTGGGTCAGTGATGAGGTGGTCATCTACAAGAACTGGGCCGAAGGTGAACCGATGGACGACTGTGACATGTCTGGAGCCATGGAGACGAGAGGAGGACATAAATGGTTCAAAAGAAATGATTCTGACCTGTTTAATTTCATCTGTTCTATGTACTGA
- the LOC116732955 gene encoding kelch-like protein 33, protein MAVANPCLQKESMEWKREVEESRRKQWRGTICHQAMAEVRVEDEAEEEGKDASSFKKVNEEEESREVGGPEKEKEEKSGHWKRKEDEEIAEANTKDDTGKRDETEWEVMECEEVNEDEEKDESQIIDDLREERAKESEEKERMMDGEHGDESDLKREQNDACDLRKQINETQLQHFQHNDEQKRVKCEHDGTVLGSVQSVCSEDYQNTEKQNQDELNYPNKKSQRSHRNINRDRKTLESSKDGSKTLTCSKMTESWKAQAETEYDVGNLQEEDANGVVSEEPLDEDENEEESFVKMYYKDDYPTTVFLALKEFRDSFILTDLTLNTEDGRSICVHSTVMAAVSSLIWIKLNERKAENSSVTEGKPAHASSGGRGWSVSLGPEVDCVGLEAVVEFAYTGLISCLNEQNVDQIQVAARAMGSPRVLALCHLYEEKPTLLCKDNKRVKLSAAEQMSINLESVKQLWMDRVGCDVQLEAIGGSVLVHRVMLAVSSDYFRGMFTLGMKESLQSCVSLPFLLASDLEVLIGSSYNGTLPLNWTGVFEIACLSLQLQYQPTLSLCFSFLQQEINAHTCLDVVSFAEAYEMAHLLEAADDFVLRQFQEVACTSKFKDLPAKQLVKYLNSNSLCVSSELVVFNAVLSWIQAKPSRRIRLADELMKTVQFSLMTFKEFKEVQSQNIWCDHILTEVYQNVFEDFCGNRTPQKSQCRIYLPKESLVLIGGDQISEDLRSRSVSRDVWFGNSVRSLTGTNKAIEWRRLGEIPASPRFSHEVAVLNGQLYILGGKKYYGKGDIFNSVYRYDPLQNSWECLGEMQEKRASFSVVVLDGRLYAVGGYCEPDHMDTVECYCPTTDSWRFACPLDLPLGGHVAKVFKGQIFISGGQNTDQLCVASMFLYHPETGSTFLTSMSKPRAHHSMETLGEHLYVAGGITTNDNMTVIDQLACEMYSPAANSWTAFTSLQVPHVGAGSAVLEGRFYLLGGYSQEDFSDTNMVHRYDNAMQKWENMGQMPGPNNEIRACVLRLPQHLRM, encoded by the exons ATGGCAGTAGCTAATCCGTGCCTCCAGAAAGAGTCAATGGAATGGAAGAGAGAGGTGGAGGAGAGCAGGAGAAAACAGTGGAGGGGGACGATATGCCACCAGGCTATGGCTGAAGTGAGAGTTGAGGATGAGGCGGAGGAGGAAGGTAAGGATGCCAGCAGCTTTAAAAAGGTGAATGAGGAAGAAGAGAGCAGGGAGGTAGGAGGACCTGAAAAAGAGAAGGAAGAGAAAAGTGGTCActggaaaagaaaggaagatgAGGAGATTGCTGAAGCAAATACAAAAGACGATACAGGTAAACGAGATGAAACAGAGTGGGAGGTTATGGAGTGTGAGGAAGTAAATGAAGACGAAGAGAAAGATGAGAGTCAAATAATTGATGACTTGAGAGAAGAGAGGGCAAAGGAGTcagaggagaaggagaggaTGATGGACGGAGAGCATGGTGATGAAAGTGATCTGAAGCGAGAACAAAATGATGCCTGTGACCTCAGAAAACAGATAAACGAAACGCAGCTTCAGCATTTTCAGCACAATGACGAACAAAAACGTGTGAAATGTGAACATGACGGCACAGTTTTAGGTTCAGTGCAATCAGTTTGCAGTGAAGATTATCAGAACACTGAGAAACAGAATCAAGATGAACTAAACTATCCTAACAAAAAATCACAGAGATCTCACAGGAATATTAATCGAGACCGTAAAACTCTGGAGAGCAGCAAAGATGGAAGCAAGACATTGACATGTAGCAAAATGACAGAATCTTGGAAAGCTCAAGCAGAGACTGAATATGATGTTGGAAATCTCCAAGAAGAAGATGCAAATGGTGTGGTATCTGAAGAGCCACTTGATGAGGATGAGAATGAAGAGGAAAGTTTTGTAAAGATGTACTATAAAGATGATTATCCTACAACTGTTTTCCTTGCCTTGAAAGAGTTCAGGGACTCTTTTATTCTCACTGACCTTACGCTGAACACAGAGGATGGCAGGAGCATATGTGTCCACTCCACAGTCATGGCTGCTGTCAGCTCACTCATCTGGATaaaactgaatgaaagaaaagcagaaaacagcagTGTGACTGAAGGTAAACCTGCTCATGCTAGTTCTGGAGGCCGTGGCTGGTCAGTGTCTCTTGGTCCAGAAGTGGATTGTGTCGGATTAGAGGCGGTTGTGGAGTTTGCGTACACTGGACTCATATCATGCTTGAATGAGCAAAACGTTGATCAGATACAAGTTGCTGCTCGAGCAATGGGCTCCCCTCGAGTTTTGGCCCTGTGTCACCTGTACGAAGAGAAACCCACATTACTTTGCAAAGACAATAAAAGGGTAAAACTCTCTGCTGCAGAACAAATGAGCATCAATCTGGAGTCTGTAAAACAGTTGTGGATGGACAGAGTTGGTTGTGATGTCCAGTTGGAAGCAATTGGTGGATCAGTTCTTG TTCACAGAGTTATGCTAGCTGTCAGTAGTGACTACTTCCGTGGGATGTTTACGTTGGGTATGAAAGAGTCCCTTCAGTCTTGTGTGAGTCTTCCATTCCTCTTGGCCTCGGATCTAGAAGTTCTGATTGGCAGCTCCTACAACGGGACTCTTCCCCTCAACTGGACGGGTGTCTTTGAGATTGCTTGCCTCTCTCTTCAGCTCCAGTATCAACCCACCCTGTCCTTGTGCTTTAGCTTCCTTCAGCAAGAAATAAATGCCCACACTTGCCTTGACGTGGTATCTTTTGCTGAAGCCTATGAAATGGCACATCTTCTTGAAGCTGCAGATGATTTTGTCCTTCGGCAGTTCCAAGAGGTGGCCTGCACTTCCAAGTTCAAGGACCTGCCAGCCAAACAGCTCGTGAAGTACCTGAATAGCAACTCACTCTGTGTTTCATCTGAGCTTGTTGTGTTTAATGCTGTCCTATCATGGATTCAAGCAAAGCCCAGTCGAAGGATTAGACTCGCAGATGAGTTAATGAAAACGGTACAGTTTTCCCTGATGACATTTAAGGAATTCAAAGAGGTCCAATCACAGAACATTTGGTGTGATCACATCCTGACAGAGGTATATCAAAACGTGTTTGAAGACTTCTGCGGCAACCGGACTCCGCAAAAGAGCCAATGCCGTATCTATCTGCCCAAAGAGAGTCTTGTCTTGATTGGGGGCGACCAGATCTCTGAAGACCTGCGCAGCCGCAGCGTCAGCAGAGATGTTTGGTTTGGAAATTCTGTAAGAAGTCTAACAGGGACAAACAAGGCAATTGAGTGGAGAAGATTGGGAGAAATACCAGCTTCACCAAGGTTCAGTCATGAAGTTGCTGTGCTCAATGGGCAACTGTACATTCTTGGAGGCAAAAAATATTACGGCAAGGGTGACATCTTTAACTCCGTTTATAG GTACGACCCACTTCAGAACAGCTGGGAGTGCCTGGGTGAGATGCAAGAGAAGAGAGCCTCTTTCTCTGTGGTTGTACTGGATGGACGATTATATGCTGTTGGTGGATACTGTGAACCTGACCATATGGATACTGTTGAATGTTACTGCCCCACTACAGACTCCTGGAG ATTTGCCTGCCCCTTGGATCTACCATTGGGTGGGCATGTAGCAAAGGTTTTCAAAGGGCAGATCTTTATCTCAGGAGGACAAAACACTGACCAGTTGTGTGTTGCATCTATGTTCCTGTATCACCCGGAGACAGGAAGCACCTTCCTGACAAGCATGAGCAAGCCTCGAGCTCATCACAGCATGGAGACTTTGGGAGAACACCTGTATGTAGCAGGAGGAATCACCACAAATGACAACATGACTGTTATTGACCAGCTTGCCTGTGAAATGTACAGTCCAGCTGCAAATTCCTGGACCGCGTTTACGTCTCTACAGGTGCCACACGTCGGGGCGGGGAGTGCAGTTTTGGAGGGAAGGTTTTATTTGTTGGGTGGATACAGCCAGGAGGACTTCAGTGACACTAACATGGTCCATCGCTATGACAACGCCATGCAGAAATGGGAGAACATGGGACAAATGCCAGGGCCCAACAATGAAATACGAGCATGTGTGCTGCGTTTGCCGCAGCATTTACGTATGTAA
- the LOC116732951 gene encoding kelch-like protein 33 — translation MEFTRLYLPMEWEERWRKEKERIKRVIEEGGEGLEQDNRELRRIVAYNDSRMGLASQGDKTKESEVRKTQSNKDDAGGHTSDEAVEDMEHHVYTFSSNTFPKEIFMTLKELQISSILTDLTLTTEDGSSFSVHSLILAAVSAFILEKLKEKNMGQSYSTQGKVTMWSVHMGNEVDQIGLQAVIEFAYSGDLSILNKDTLTQIKTAAKVLQVPQLLDFCNNINATKEDQCPKTDQDRISADVHLKDTLRSIERLLEDKVGCDVILELDEISFHVHRIILAASSDYFRGMFTCGMKESHQACIALPFVPACELEALIGWSYSGTLHLSWDCVFEIACTALQLQFQPAFLLCLKFMREEMQVNSCLDVESFAEAYGLSELLEEANDFTLRNFREVSATAKFQDLPAKKLLDLLRCDGLCVPSELTVFRAVISWIQADPEERLAQAALLMSGVRFPLMTFREFREVRAINLHMECFADKEVELYGSALKEFGFSLPKSDEYCRIRRPKDALCVVGGDQLDPDVGKRIPSQDIWFANSLRNGTGLVKEIEWRRLGEIPEKPKFRHGVAVMERRLYVAGGCYFYAKDNIMTSAYSYDPVTNTWKRLADMQEPRSNFSLVVHEERLYAIGGDKEIDTNTDSVEMYKPDSNSWSFIRPLDQALSGYGVSAINGGIFISGGFNCKYVCLASMLLYHPERGSVYLADMSRDRAQHCMEALRGRLYVAGGLCNLRKFYTDQLACEVYDPVTDSWADFSSLPVPHVGSASAVLEEKLYVLGGYCQDDYSESGLVHRFDPGLQRWETMGKLPGAVTDIKACLLHLPQQFRH, via the exons ATGGAGTTTACCAGGCTCTACCTTCCGATGGAGTGGGAAGAACGatggaggaaagaaaaggagaggATTAAAAGAGTGATTGAAGAAGGTGGAGAAGGGTTAGAACAGGACAACCGTGAGTTGAGGCGAATTGTTGCTTACAACGATTCCAGGATGGGCCTAGCTAGTCAAGGAGATAAAACTAAAGAGTCCGAGGTGAGAAAGACTCAAAGTAATAAGGACGATGCCGGTGGACATACCAGTGATGAGGCAGTTGAGGATATGGAACATCATGTCTACACATTTTCAAGCAATACCTTTCCTAAAGAGATATTTATGACTCTTAAGGAACTGCAGATTTCCTCTATTCTTACAGACCTGACTCTGACTACTGAGGACGGCAGCAGCTTTAGTGTGCATTCCCTAATTCTGGCTGCTGTCAGTGCCTTCATTCTAGAAAAACTTAAGGAAAAAAACATGGGACAGTCTTACAGTACTCAAGGGAAAGTTACAATGTGGTCGGTACACATGGGTAATGAAGTTGACCAAATTGGGCTTCAGGCAGTTATTGAGTTTGCTTACAGTGGAGATCTATCGATTTTAAACAAAGACACTCTAACTCAGATCAAAACTGCAGCTAAAGTACTGCAGGTCCCGCAACTGCTGGATTTCTGCAACAACATAAATGCGACAAAGGAAGATCAATGTCCTAAAACCGACCAAGATAGAATCTCTGCAGACGTACATCTGAAGGATACTCTACGATCCATTGAAAGGTTGTTGGAAGACAAAGTTGGATGTGATGTAATTTTGGAACTGGATGAGATTTCTTTCCATG TTCATAGAATTATCCTGGCAGCAAGCAGCGACTACTTCCGTGGGATGTTCACATGTGGAATGAAGGAATCTCACCAGGCCTGCATCGCTCTTCCCTTTGTACCGGCCTGTGAATTGGAGGCACTAATCGGTTGGTCCTACAGCGGGACTCTTCATCTCAGCTGGGACTGTGTTTTTGAGATAGCCTGCACTGCCCTTCAGCTTCAGTTTCAACCTGCTTTCTTGCTTTGCCTGAAATTCATGCGAGAAGAAATGCAGGTAAACTCGTGTCTAGACGTGGAATCATTCGCTGAAGCATATGGCTTGTCAGAACTCCTCGAGGAAGCCAATGACTTTACACTGAGGAACTTCAGGGAAGTGTCAGCAACAGCAAAGTTTCAAGACCTTCCCGCAAAGAAGCTCCTGGACTTGCTCCGCTGCGATGGTCTGTGCGTGCCTTCAGAGTTGACTGTATTTCGTGCTGTAATCTCCTGGATTCAAGCGGATCCCGAAGAGAGGTTGGCCCAGGCTGCTTTACTGATGAGCGGAGTTCGTTTCCCACTCATGACCTTTCGTGAGTTCAGGGAGGTCAGAGCAATTAATCTGCACATGGAGTGCTTTGCAGACAAAGAAGTGGAACTCTATGGATCCGCTCTCAAAGAATTTGGTTTCAGTCTCCCAAAGTCTGATGAATACTGCCGAATCAGGCGACCTAAAGATGCTCTTTGTGTGGTTGGGGGGGACCAACTGGATCCAGATGTGGGTAAACGTATACCAAGCCAGGATATCTGGTTTGCCAACTCTTTGCGCAATGGCACAGGATTGGTGAAGGAGATAGAGTGGAGGAGACTAGGTGAGATTCCAGAAAAGCCAAAGTTCAGACATGGCGTGGCAGTAATGGAGAGAAGGTTGTATGTAGCTGGTGGATGTTACTTTTATGCCAAGGATAACATAATGACATCAGCCTATAG CTATGACCCCGTGACAAACACTTGGAAAAGGTTGGCCGACATGCAGGAGCCAAGAAGTAACTTCTCATTGGTGGTGCATGAGGAGCGCCTTTATGCCATTGGTGGAGACAAAGAGATTGACACCAACACAGACAGCGTTGAGATGTATAAACCAGATAGCAACTCATGGAG cTTCATCCGCCCTCTGGACCAGGCTCTCAGTGGCTATGGAGTCTCTGCCATAAACGGAGGCATCTTCATCTCTGGAGGTTTTAACTGTAAATATGTGTGCCTGGCCTCCATGCTCCTGTACCACCCGGAGAGAGGAAGCGTCTACCTGGCGGACATGTCCCGTGACCGAGCCCAACACTGTATGGAAGCATTGCGAGGACGCCTTTACGTTGCCGGTGGGCTGTGTAACCTGAGGAAGTTCTACACCGATCAGCTTGCCTGTGAGGTGTACGACCCAGTGACAGACTCTTGGGCTGATTTTTCCTCGCTGCCAGTGCCCCATGTTGGTTCTGCCTCGGCTGTCCTGGAGGAGAAGCTCTATGTTCTGGGAGGATACTGCCAGGACGATTACAGCGAGTCGGGACTGGTCCATCGGTTTGACCCCGGCCTCCAGCGGTGGGAGACCATGGGCAAGCTACCAGGGGCTGTTACTGACATTAAGGCATGTCTTCTCCACTTGCCCCAGCAATTCAGACACTAA
- the LOC116732379 gene encoding C-type mannose receptor 2-like, whose product MQWSLILLFLMAQCCFIDCQLYQFHYIKENKNWTEAQQYCREKHTDLATVTNMKDMKRLINISAGDQSEAWIGLISKPEFTRTWFWSLPGVEFNESETNWNNNEPTDRGNQGSENCVAMYQDLTWLDDLCQRPEYFLCYDETNKTHKYHLIKEEKTWQKAQSYCREKHTDLISGTKQLQDEEVKKLMDSEFKHLYIGLFRDTWRWSDGNSSSFRHWNLQFNNPESNSGQCAMTVFDDGGRWKNMNCDERKPFICYDDKVILIKENKTWEEALTYCRVNHHDLVTITNMDDRRWIQEKVKNASTPFVWIGLRFNCSMNVWFWVCNNWAWDEQNDCNMFGVMEAGGEYRWFQRNGSERFNFICS is encoded by the exons ATGCAGTGGAGTCTGATTCTGCTCTTCCTGATGG ctcAGTGTTGCTTCATTGACTGTCAGCTCTATCAGTTTCACTAcattaaagagaataaaaactgGACTGAAGCTCAGCagtactgcagagagaaacacactGACCTGGCCACAGTGACTAACATGAAGGACATGAAGAGACTCATCAACATCTCAGCTGGAGATCAGAGTGAAGCTTGGATTGGTCTGATCAGTAAACCAGAATTTACCAGAACGTGGTTCTGGTCTCTGCCTGGAGTGGAGTTCAATGAAAGTGAGACAAACTGGAACAATAATGAACCAACTGATAGAGGAAATCAAGGATCTGAGAACTGTGTGGCTATGTATCAAGATCTCACATGGCTAGATGACTTGTGCCAGAGGCCTGAATATTTCCTCTGCTATGATG AAACTAATAAAACCCATAAATATCACCTGATTAAAGAGGAGAAGACCTGGCAGAAAGCTCAGAgttactgcagagagaaacacacagaccTGATCAGTGGAACGAAGCAACTACAGGATGAAGAAGTGAAGAAATTGATGGACTCTGAGTTCAAACACCTATACATTGGTCTGTTCAGAGACACCTGGAGGTGGTCAGATGGAAACAGTTCCTCCTTCAGACACTGGAATCTACAGTTTAACAATCCAGAATCCAACAGTGGTCAATGTGCCATGACTGTGTTTGATGATGGAGGCAGATGGAAGAATATGAACTGTGATGAAAGAAAACCCTTCATCTGTTATGATG ATAAAGTGATCCtgatcaaagaaaataaaacctgggaGGAGGCCTTGACCTACTGCAGAGTGAACCACCATGACCTGGTCACCATCACCAACATGGATGATCGGAGATGGATCCAGGAGAAAGTCAAGAACGCATCGACTCCTTTTGTCTGGATTGGACTGCGTTTCAACTGCAGTAtgaatgtttggttctgggtcTGTAATAACTGGGCCTGGGATGAACAGAATGACTGTAACATGTTTGGAGTCATGGAGGCAGGAGGAGAGTATCGGTGGTTCCAAAGAAACGGCAGCGAGAGATTTAACTTCATCTGTTCTTAA